In Streptomyces dangxiongensis, one DNA window encodes the following:
- a CDS encoding type I polyketide synthase: MSEDKLVAALRASLMENEQLKEERDRALAATSEPIAIVSAACRLPGGVSSPEDLWQLVAEERDGITQFPEDRGWDVDRIYDPTPGVAGKSYVREGGFLHDAGDFDPALFGISPREALAMDPQQRLLLEVSWEVLERAGIDPTALKGSRTGVFAGLMYHDYEAAVAAGSIVSGRVAYTFGFEGPAVTVDTACSSSLVAMHSAVQALRGGECSLALAGGVAVMARPGSFIEFSRQGGLAPDGRCKSFAAGADGTAWAEGVSLVLLERLSDARRNGHQVLAVVRGTAVNQDGASNGLTAPNGPSQQRVIRQALASAGLTASEIDVVEAHGTGTALGDPIEAQALIATYGQERAGDEPLWLGSLKSNIGHAQAAAGVAGVIKMVQAMRHGVLPKTLHVDEPTPKVDWSAGAVELLTESRKWSAAEGRPRRAAVSSFGISGTNAHVVLESVENETPEPTVTRGSVPLILSGRTADAVSAQARRLAEHLERHRDLSLTDTAYSLATSRARFDHRAVVVAGSVEEAREGLAQVRPGSVVPGRLGVLFTGQGSQRVGMGRELYVAFPVFAEAFDEVCAAVDGKLGRSLKAVVFEGGELLEETGYAQPALFAVEVALFHLVRSWGVRPHCLAGHSIGEVAAAYVAGVWSLEDAAALVVARGRLMQALPAGGVMVAVEATEEDVLPLLGDGVSIAAVNGPTSLVLSGAEGAVLAVTEALPGRRVKRLRVSHAFHSSLMDPMLEAFREVAAGLTYNAPTLPVVSNLTGEVADAGRLCSPEYWVEHVRGTVRFHDGVRAMKDQKVTTFLELGPDGILTGMVAEDCVPSLRRDVSEDRALLNAVGQLHTRGVAVDWEQVFSRTGAHRVDLPTYAFQHQRFWLNPTLSEGDPALAAGHPLLDTVVGIPDTGGVVCTGRLSLAAQPWLADHVVSGTVLLPGAALVELAIRAGDEVGARTLRELVIEAPLVIPDEGAVRVQVTVAEDTGAGVRPVAVYSRPDDAQSDAPWTRHASGQLGEAASAADAAWGVWPPEGAQPVDLTGFYADQATAGYGYGPLFQGLRTLWTRGDEIYAEVALPADDTEAVAGFGLHPALLDAVLHCGAFTERKAEEGKLILPFAWNGMTLHASGATALRVRMTPTGPESVTIELADGEGAPVASVESLVLRAVAEEQVKAAGRTGSGDTDALFAVEWTASAADMMADAAAVVPHSVTMALDIEELVRSGAAMPEVLVVDAVDGVVSAERVRGLVGRVLGILQAFLAAPELDESRLLVVTRGAVGVLGDTEVIDPAGAAVWGLVRAAQAENPDRVVLMDVDEIQASRPAVAGVLVTGEPQVAVRGDVVHTPRLARIAPDAGTGPALAPEGTVLVTGGTGTLGGLVARHLVAEHGVRHLLLISRRGPEAPGARELTAELEAAGASVTVAACDLSKRRAVKKLLSEISPAAPLTGIVHAAGVLDDGVIPRLTPERVGAAFRPKVDAALTLHELTRDMNLSAFVLFSSAAGVIGAPGQGNYSAANAFLDAFAQWRRAQGLSAVSLAWGLWAESGGMIATMSESDRARMNRGGVLPLASEEGMALLDSAMAGEASTLVPVKFDFAALAEQARAGHLPPVLRGLVRQPRRTARTAPAGTGATTGGTLADRLAALTVDEQKRMLLELVSGEVAVVLGHAGAGSIGAGQAFSDLGFDSLTAVELRNRLNAVTGLRLSATLIFDYPSPGVLAEFLRVELVGGEVAVGPVAGRGVSVGGVSEDAIAVVAMGCRLPGGVGSPEDLWRMVVEGRDGITEFPEDRGWDVSRLFDPDPEKVGKSMVRHGGFLHGAGEFDPGFFGISPREALAMDPQQRLLLEVSWEVLERAGIDPTVLKGSRTGVFAGAMYHDYATTLTRVPEELEGFLGNGNAGSFISGRVAYTFGFEGPAVTLDTACSSSLVAMHSAMQALRSGECSLALAGGVAVMATPGSFVEFSRQRGLAPDGRCKSFAAGADGTAWAEGVGLVLLERLSDARRNGHEVLALVRGTAVNQDGASNGITAPNGPSQQRVIRQALASAGLSAADVDVVEAHGTGTSLGDPIEAQALIATYGQERAGDEPLWLGSLKSNIGHAQAAAGVAGVIKMVQAMRHGVLPKTLHVDEPTPKVDWSAGAVKLLTEPRAWPDAGRPRRAAVSSFGLSGTNAHVILEAVETEPPADRAAAPNAAVPLLVSGVSPEAVRAQADALSSYLDSAQDVPLTDVAYSLATARTHFDHRAVVIAESVEEAREGLAVLRPQTASSGRLGVLFTGQGSQRVGMGRELYGSFPVFAEALDEVCAAVDGKLGRSLKAVVFEGGELLEETGYAQPALFAVEVALYHLVRSWGVRPHCLAGHSIGEVTAAYVAGVWSLEDAAALVVARGRLMQALPAGGVMVAVEATEEDVLPLLRDGVSIAAVNGPTSLVLSGAEGAVLAVTEALPGRRVKRLRVSHAFHSPLMDPMLDEFREVAAGLTYNAPTLPVVSNVTGEVADAGRLCSPDYWVEHVRGTVRFHDGVRAMRDQKVTTFLELGPDGILTGMVAEDCVPSLRRDVGEERALLAALGQLHTRGVAVDWEQVFAGRDARRVDLPTYAFQHRRFWIAGDGPSAPETVTDPVDAAFWEIVDSGDTDSLARSLRLDATALDGVLPALSAWRRRHRDQTVLDGWRYRITWQPVTDALAPGAAVADGTWLMLVPTGYADATAAATSAALTEHGGRVVRVDVDAEDRETLANVVRTRLDAEPGTPAGVVSLLALDERPEPTHPALSRGTAATVALVQALHDLDVTAPLWCLTSGAVAVREDAEVTSAAQPMMWGLGTVLALDHPKTWGGLIDLAAEPDGAAWGRLVATLCGQHGEDQVAIRSSGAYARRMTRAGSVAEGGDTGPAEAWTPHGTVLVTGGTGGIGAHVARWAATRGAEHLLLLSRRGPAAEGAAALEAELTALGARVTVAACDVTDRAALAEVIGRVPSDLPVTAVFHTAGVAQEPKKLPDVTLAEFAEVGRAKVVGAVHLDELLADRPLEAFVVFSSGAAAWGGAGQSGYAAANAFVEGLAHRRRADGRPATAVAWGAWAGGGMVDDSVAEEFAEVGVELMRPELAVEALGRAMVSGEGHVVVAGIDWSRFAPSFMVARERPLLRALPEVAALTQVAGAGAAADQESGNAGAALRARLLRVSPQERLAVLTDLVLAEAGQVLGHATGSTAVEDGVALLDIGFDSLTGLELRNRLNRVSGLELAQGLIFDFPTAGMIAELMRDTLEPDLTVSPETVTAEFSKLELAVTPALHDDASRARAVARLRELLSEWDRPEEGE; the protein is encoded by the coding sequence GTGTCCGAGGACAAGCTCGTCGCGGCACTGCGCGCTTCTCTCATGGAGAACGAGCAGCTCAAGGAGGAGCGCGACAGGGCTCTCGCGGCCACGTCCGAACCGATCGCTATCGTGTCCGCCGCCTGCCGGTTGCCCGGTGGTGTCTCCTCACCGGAGGATCTGTGGCAGTTGGTGGCCGAGGAACGCGACGGCATCACACAGTTCCCGGAGGACCGGGGCTGGGATGTCGACCGGATCTACGACCCCACTCCCGGCGTGGCCGGGAAGTCCTACGTCCGGGAGGGCGGCTTCCTCCACGACGCCGGGGATTTCGATCCGGCGTTGTTCGGGATCTCTCCGCGTGAGGCCCTCGCCATGGACCCGCAGCAGCGGTTGCTGCTGGAGGTGTCCTGGGAGGTGCTGGAGCGGGCCGGGATCGATCCGACCGCGCTCAAGGGCAGCCGTACGGGCGTTTTCGCCGGCCTGATGTACCACGACTACGAGGCGGCCGTGGCGGCCGGAAGCATCGTCTCCGGCCGGGTGGCGTACACCTTCGGTTTCGAGGGCCCGGCGGTGACGGTGGACACGGCGTGTTCCTCGTCGCTGGTGGCGATGCACTCGGCGGTCCAGGCGCTGCGCGGCGGTGAGTGCTCGCTCGCGCTGGCCGGCGGTGTGGCCGTCATGGCCAGGCCGGGCAGTTTCATCGAGTTCTCGCGTCAAGGAGGCCTCGCGCCGGACGGACGGTGCAAGTCGTTCGCGGCGGGCGCGGACGGTACGGCGTGGGCAGAGGGCGTGAGTCTCGTCCTGCTGGAGCGCCTGTCCGACGCTCGGCGCAACGGCCACCAGGTTCTGGCGGTCGTCCGTGGCACGGCCGTGAACCAGGACGGCGCGTCCAACGGGCTCACCGCCCCCAACGGCCCCTCGCAGCAGCGTGTCATCCGTCAGGCTCTGGCGAGCGCCGGTCTGACCGCGTCCGAGATCGATGTCGTCGAAGCGCACGGTACGGGTACGGCGCTGGGTGACCCGATCGAGGCGCAGGCGCTGATCGCCACGTACGGCCAGGAGCGGGCCGGGGACGAGCCGTTGTGGCTGGGTTCGTTGAAGTCGAACATCGGTCATGCGCAGGCGGCGGCCGGCGTCGCGGGTGTGATCAAGATGGTGCAGGCGATGCGGCACGGCGTGCTGCCGAAGACACTGCACGTCGACGAGCCCACTCCTAAGGTCGACTGGTCGGCCGGTGCGGTGGAGCTGCTGACGGAGTCACGGAAGTGGTCGGCGGCAGAGGGCCGTCCGCGTCGCGCCGCGGTCTCCTCCTTCGGCATCAGCGGCACCAACGCCCACGTCGTTCTCGAATCCGTCGAGAACGAGACCCCGGAGCCGACGGTGACACGCGGAAGCGTGCCTCTCATCCTCTCGGGCCGCACAGCCGACGCCGTGAGCGCGCAGGCCCGGCGCCTCGCGGAACACCTGGAACGGCACCGCGATCTGAGCCTGACGGACACGGCCTACTCACTGGCCACATCCCGTGCCCGGTTCGACCATCGTGCGGTGGTGGTGGCGGGTTCGGTGGAGGAGGCGCGGGAGGGTCTGGCGCAGGTGCGCCCGGGGAGTGTGGTGCCGGGCCGTCTGGGTGTGCTGTTCACCGGGCAGGGGTCGCAGCGGGTGGGGATGGGGCGTGAACTGTACGTCGCCTTCCCGGTGTTCGCCGAGGCGTTCGATGAGGTGTGTGCGGCCGTCGACGGGAAGCTCGGCCGGTCGCTGAAGGCGGTGGTCTTCGAGGGCGGGGAGCTGCTGGAGGAGACGGGGTACGCGCAGCCGGCGCTGTTCGCGGTCGAGGTGGCGCTGTTCCACCTCGTACGCTCCTGGGGCGTGCGCCCGCACTGTCTCGCCGGTCACTCCATCGGTGAGGTGGCGGCGGCTTATGTGGCGGGTGTGTGGTCGCTGGAGGATGCGGCGGCGCTGGTCGTCGCGCGTGGCCGGTTGATGCAGGCGCTGCCGGCCGGTGGGGTGATGGTCGCGGTGGAGGCCACCGAGGAGGACGTTCTTCCGCTGCTCGGCGACGGTGTGAGCATCGCCGCCGTCAACGGGCCGACCTCCCTGGTGCTGTCGGGTGCTGAGGGTGCGGTGCTGGCGGTGACCGAAGCCCTGCCCGGCCGTCGGGTGAAGCGGCTGAGGGTGTCGCACGCGTTCCACTCGTCGTTGATGGACCCGATGCTTGAGGCCTTCCGTGAGGTTGCGGCCGGGCTGACCTACAACGCCCCGACGCTGCCGGTGGTGTCGAACCTGACCGGCGAGGTGGCGGACGCCGGGCGGTTGTGCTCGCCCGAGTACTGGGTGGAGCACGTACGCGGCACGGTCCGTTTCCACGACGGCGTGCGGGCCATGAAGGACCAGAAGGTCACCACCTTCCTGGAGTTGGGCCCGGACGGCATTCTCACCGGGATGGTGGCGGAGGACTGCGTGCCGTCCCTGCGGCGTGACGTCAGCGAGGACCGCGCGCTGCTGAACGCCGTGGGGCAACTGCACACGCGCGGTGTCGCCGTCGACTGGGAGCAGGTGTTCTCCCGCACCGGCGCACACCGTGTGGACCTGCCCACGTACGCCTTCCAGCACCAGCGCTTCTGGCTGAACCCGACGCTGTCGGAAGGGGATCCCGCGCTGGCCGCCGGGCACCCCCTGCTCGACACCGTGGTCGGAATCCCCGACACGGGCGGTGTGGTGTGCACCGGCCGGTTGTCCCTCGCCGCCCAGCCCTGGCTGGCGGACCATGTCGTGTCCGGCACGGTCCTGCTGCCCGGTGCCGCGCTGGTGGAACTCGCGATCCGCGCCGGCGACGAGGTCGGCGCGCGAACCCTGCGCGAACTGGTCATAGAAGCACCCTTGGTGATACCGGACGAGGGCGCGGTACGCGTCCAGGTCACGGTGGCAGAGGACACGGGCGCCGGGGTGCGGCCGGTCGCGGTGTACTCGCGGCCCGACGACGCGCAGTCCGACGCACCATGGACCCGCCACGCCAGCGGACAACTGGGCGAGGCGGCATCGGCAGCCGATGCCGCCTGGGGTGTCTGGCCCCCTGAGGGCGCGCAGCCGGTCGACCTGACCGGCTTCTACGCGGACCAGGCGACCGCCGGATACGGGTACGGGCCGCTGTTCCAAGGGCTCAGGACGCTGTGGACCCGCGGCGACGAAATCTACGCCGAGGTCGCGCTCCCGGCGGACGACACCGAGGCGGTCGCCGGATTCGGTCTGCACCCGGCGCTTCTCGACGCGGTCCTGCACTGCGGAGCCTTCACCGAGCGGAAGGCGGAGGAGGGCAAGCTCATCCTGCCGTTCGCGTGGAACGGCATGACTCTGCACGCCTCCGGCGCCACCGCGCTGCGGGTGCGCATGACGCCCACCGGACCCGAGTCGGTCACGATCGAACTCGCCGACGGCGAGGGCGCACCCGTCGCTTCGGTCGAGTCGCTCGTCCTGCGCGCGGTCGCGGAGGAGCAGGTGAAGGCCGCAGGCCGGACCGGTTCCGGCGACACGGACGCCCTCTTCGCCGTCGAATGGACCGCGTCGGCGGCTGACATGATGGCTGACGCCGCAGCGGTCGTCCCGCACTCGGTGACCATGGCCCTGGACATCGAGGAGCTGGTGCGGTCCGGCGCGGCGATGCCGGAGGTCCTGGTCGTCGACGCCGTCGACGGTGTCGTCAGCGCCGAACGCGTACGCGGCCTCGTCGGCCGCGTCCTCGGCATCCTCCAGGCCTTCCTCGCCGCGCCGGAACTCGATGAGTCCCGCCTGCTCGTCGTGACGCGCGGCGCGGTCGGCGTCCTCGGCGACACCGAGGTGATCGACCCGGCGGGGGCCGCGGTCTGGGGCCTCGTGCGTGCCGCCCAGGCCGAGAATCCGGACCGCGTCGTGCTCATGGACGTGGACGAGATCCAGGCCTCCCGGCCGGCCGTGGCCGGCGTACTGGTCACCGGTGAACCGCAGGTAGCCGTACGCGGTGACGTCGTGCACACACCCCGACTGGCGCGCATCGCGCCGGACGCCGGGACCGGTCCCGCACTGGCCCCCGAGGGCACCGTGCTCGTCACCGGCGGCACCGGAACGCTGGGCGGCCTGGTCGCCCGGCACCTCGTCGCCGAGCACGGTGTACGGCACCTGCTGTTGATCAGCCGCCGCGGCCCGGAGGCGCCCGGCGCCCGGGAGTTGACGGCCGAGCTGGAGGCGGCCGGAGCGAGTGTCACCGTGGCGGCGTGCGACTTGTCCAAGCGCAGGGCCGTGAAGAAGCTCCTCTCGGAGATCTCGCCCGCGGCGCCGCTGACCGGCATCGTGCACGCGGCAGGCGTCCTGGACGACGGTGTGATCCCGAGGCTGACCCCGGAGCGCGTCGGCGCCGCCTTCCGGCCCAAGGTCGACGCCGCGCTGACACTGCACGAGCTGACACGCGACATGAACCTCTCGGCGTTCGTCCTGTTCTCCTCCGCCGCCGGTGTGATCGGTGCCCCGGGCCAGGGCAACTACTCCGCCGCGAACGCGTTCCTGGATGCGTTCGCCCAGTGGCGGCGCGCGCAGGGCCTCAGCGCCGTCTCACTGGCCTGGGGCCTGTGGGCCGAGTCCGGCGGCATGATCGCGACGATGAGCGAGTCGGACCGGGCCCGTATGAACCGGGGCGGGGTGCTCCCGCTCGCCTCGGAGGAAGGCATGGCCCTGCTCGACTCGGCCATGGCCGGTGAGGCGTCGACGCTCGTCCCGGTGAAGTTCGACTTCGCCGCGCTGGCGGAGCAGGCACGGGCGGGACACCTGCCGCCGGTGCTGCGCGGACTGGTGCGCCAACCGCGCCGCACGGCGCGCACCGCGCCGGCCGGCACCGGTGCCACCACGGGCGGGACCCTGGCCGACCGCCTCGCCGCCCTGACGGTCGACGAGCAGAAGCGCATGCTTTTGGAGTTGGTGTCGGGTGAGGTGGCGGTGGTGCTGGGGCATGCGGGTGCGGGGAGTATCGGTGCGGGGCAGGCGTTCAGTGATCTGGGTTTTGATTCGTTGACGGCGGTGGAGCTGCGTAACCGGTTGAATGCCGTGACGGGGCTTCGGTTGTCGGCGACGTTGATTTTTGATTATCCGTCGCCGGGTGTGCTGGCGGAGTTCTTGCGTGTGGAGTTGGTGGGGGGAGAGGTTGCGGTTGGGCCGGTGGCTGGGCGGGGGGTGTCGGTCGGCGGGGTGTCGGAGGATGCGATCGCGGTTGTGGCGATGGGGTGTCGTCTTCCGGGTGGGGTGGGTTCGCCGGAGGATCTGTGGCGGATGGTGGTGGAGGGTCGGGACGGGATTACGGAGTTTCCGGAGGACCGGGGCTGGGATGTGTCGCGGTTGTTCGATCCTGATCCTGAGAAGGTCGGTAAGTCGATGGTGCGCCATGGTGGGTTTCTTCATGGTGCGGGGGAGTTCGATCCGGGGTTCTTCGGGATTTCGCCGCGTGAGGCGCTTGCGATGGATCCGCAGCAGCGGTTGTTGCTGGAGGTGTCGTGGGAGGTGCTGGAGCGGGCCGGGATCGATCCGACCGTGCTGAAGGGCAGCCGCACGGGCGTCTTCGCAGGCGCCATGTACCACGACTACGCCACCACACTGACGCGCGTGCCCGAGGAACTGGAGGGTTTCCTCGGCAACGGCAACGCGGGCAGCTTCATCTCGGGCCGGGTGGCGTACACCTTCGGCTTCGAGGGGCCGGCGGTGACGTTGGACACGGCGTGCTCGTCGTCGCTGGTCGCGATGCACTCCGCGATGCAGGCGCTGCGCAGCGGCGAGTGCTCGCTCGCGCTGGCCGGCGGTGTCGCCGTCATGGCCACGCCCGGCAGCTTCGTGGAGTTCTCGAGGCAGCGGGGCCTCGCGCCGGACGGACGGTGCAAGTCGTTCGCGGCGGGCGCGGACGGTACGGCGTGGGCAGAGGGCGTGGGTCTCGTCCTGCTGGAGCGCCTGTCGGACGCTCGCCGCAACGGTCACGAGGTGCTGGCCCTGGTGCGTGGCACGGCCGTGAACCAGGACGGTGCGTCGAACGGCATCACGGCGCCGAACGGTCCGTCGCAGCAGCGGGTGATCCGTCAGGCGTTGGCGAGTGCCGGTCTGTCGGCGGCCGACGTGGACGTGGTGGAGGCGCACGGTACGGGCACATCACTGGGTGACCCGATCGAGGCGCAGGCGCTGATCGCCACGTACGGCCAGGAGCGGGCCGGGGACGAGCCGTTGTGGCTGGGTTCGTTGAAGTCGAACATCGGTCATGCGCAGGCGGCGGCCGGTGTGGCGGGTGTGATCAAGATGGTGCAGGCGATGCGGCACGGCGTGCTGCCGAAGACACTGCACGTCGACGAGCCCACTCCTAAGGTCGACTGGTCGGCCGGCGCCGTGAAACTGCTCACCGAGCCGCGGGCATGGCCCGACGCAGGCCGTCCGCGTCGTGCCGCGGTCTCCTCCTTCGGCCTCAGCGGCACCAACGCCCACGTCATCCTGGAAGCCGTCGAGACAGAACCCCCAGCGGACCGCGCGGCGGCTCCGAACGCCGCCGTACCGCTGCTGGTGTCGGGCGTGTCTCCGGAGGCGGTGCGGGCTCAGGCCGACGCGCTGTCGTCCTACCTGGACTCCGCTCAGGACGTGCCTCTCACCGACGTGGCGTACTCGCTGGCGACTGCCCGGACGCACTTCGACCATCGTGCCGTGGTCATCGCCGAGTCGGTGGAGGAGGCGCGGGAGGGTCTGGCGGTGTTACGTCCGCAGACGGCTTCCTCTGGCCGTCTGGGTGTGTTGTTCACCGGACAGGGGTCGCAGCGGGTGGGGATGGGGCGTGAACTGTACGGCTCTTTCCCGGTGTTCGCCGAGGCGCTCGATGAGGTGTGTGCGGCCGTCGACGGGAAGCTCGGCCGGTCGCTGAAGGCGGTGGTCTTCGAGGGCGGGGAGCTGCTGGAGGAGACGGGGTACGCGCAGCCGGCGCTGTTCGCGGTCGAGGTGGCGCTGTACCACCTCGTACGCTCCTGGGGCGTGCGCCCGCACTGTCTCGCCGGTCACTCCATCGGTGAGGTGACGGCCGCCTATGTGGCGGGTGTGTGGTCGCTGGAGGATGCGGCGGCGCTGGTCGTGGCGCGTGGCCGGTTGATGCAGGCGCTGCCGGCCGGTGGGGTGATGGTCGCGGTGGAGGCCACCGAGGAGGACGTTCTTCCGCTGCTCCGCGACGGTGTGAGCATCGCCGCCGTCAACGGGCCGACCTCCTTGGTGCTGTCGGGTGCTGAGGGTGCGGTGCTGGCGGTGACCGAAGCCTTGCCCGGCCGTCGGGTGAAGCGGCTGAGGGTGTCGCACGCGTTCCACTCGCCGTTGATGGACCCGATGCTGGACGAGTTCCGCGAGGTCGCGGCCGGGCTGACCTACAACGCCCCGACGCTGCCGGTGGTGTCGAACGTGACGGGTGAGGTGGCGGACGCCGGTCGGTTGTGCTCGCCCGATTACTGGGTGGAGCACGTACGCGGCACGGTCCGTTTCCACGACGGTGTGCGGGCCATGAGGGACCAGAAGGTCACCACCTTCCTGGAGTTGGGCCCGGACGGCATCCTGACCGGGATGGTGGCGGAGGACTGCGTGCCGTCGCTGCGGCGTGACGTCGGCGAGGAGCGGGCTCTGCTGGCCGCTCTCGGGCAGTTGCACACGCGCGGTGTCGCCGTCGACTGGGAGCAGGTCTTCGCCGGCCGGGACGCACGCCGCGTGGACCTGCCCACGTACGCCTTCCAGCACCGGCGCTTCTGGATCGCGGGCGACGGCCCGAGCGCTCCCGAGACAGTCACCGACCCGGTCGACGCGGCGTTCTGGGAGATCGTGGACAGTGGGGACACGGACTCGCTGGCGCGGTCCTTGCGGCTCGACGCGACCGCCCTGGACGGTGTGCTCCCTGCCCTGTCCGCGTGGCGCCGCCGCCATCGGGACCAGACGGTGCTGGACGGCTGGCGATACCGGATCACCTGGCAGCCCGTCACCGACGCGCTCGCCCCGGGTGCTGCCGTCGCCGACGGCACGTGGCTGATGCTGGTCCCCACGGGATACGCCGACGCGACGGCGGCGGCCACGAGTGCCGCGCTGACCGAGCACGGCGGTCGCGTCGTACGGGTCGACGTGGACGCTGAGGACCGGGAGACCCTGGCGAACGTCGTACGGACGCGTCTCGACGCGGAGCCCGGCACGCCGGCCGGGGTGGTGTCCCTGCTCGCCCTGGACGAGCGGCCGGAGCCCACCCACCCGGCGCTGTCGCGCGGTACGGCCGCCACCGTCGCGCTCGTGCAGGCTCTCCATGACCTGGACGTCACCGCCCCGCTGTGGTGCTTGACCTCGGGGGCCGTCGCGGTCCGCGAGGACGCGGAGGTGACGAGTGCGGCGCAGCCGATGATGTGGGGACTGGGCACCGTACTCGCCCTGGACCACCCGAAGACCTGGGGCGGGCTGATCGATCTGGCCGCCGAGCCCGACGGCGCCGCGTGGGGCCGGTTGGTCGCCACGCTGTGTGGACAGCACGGCGAGGACCAGGTGGCGATCCGCTCCTCGGGCGCCTACGCGCGGCGTATGACCCGCGCCGGGTCCGTCGCCGAGGGCGGTGACACCGGGCCTGCCGAGGCCTGGACACCGCACGGTACGGTGCTCGTCACCGGTGGCACGGGTGGCATCGGTGCGCACGTGGCGCGCTGGGCCGCCACCCGGGGCGCGGAGCACCTGCTCCTGCTCAGCCGTCGCGGCCCGGCCGCCGAGGGCGCGGCGGCGTTGGAGGCGGAGCTGACCGCGCTCGGCGCCCGCGTCACCGTCGCGGCCTGTGACGTCACCGACCGGGCGGCGCTAGCGGAGGTGATCGGGCGAGTGCCGTCGGACCTGCCCGTCACCGCCGTCTTCCATACCGCCGGTGTCGCGCAGGAGCCCAAGAAGCTGCCCGACGTCACGTTGGCGGAGTTCGCCGAGGTCGGCCGGGCGAAGGTCGTCGGTGCCGTACACCTCGACGAACTGCTGGCCGACCGTCCGCTGGAGGCATTCGTGGTGTTCTCCTCCGGGGCCGCCGCCTGGGGTGGTGCGGGTCAGAGCGGGTACGCCGCCGCGAACGCCTTCGTCGAGGGGCTGGCGCACCGCAGGCGTGCCGATGGGCGGCCGGCGACCGCCGTGGCCTGGGGTGCCTGGGCCGGCGGTGGCATGGTCGACGACTCCGTGGCCGAGGAGTTCGCGGAGGTCGGCGTGGAGCTGATGCGGCCCGAACTCGCGGTCGAGGCCCTGGGCCGGGCGATGGTGAGCGGTGAGGGGCATGTCGTGGTCGCGGGCATCGACTGGTCGCGGTTCGCGCCGTCCTTCATGGTGGCCAGGGAGCGTCCGCTGCTGCGGGCCCTGCCTGAGGTCGCCGCCCTGACGCAGGTGGCCGGGGCCGGCGCCGCTGCGGACCAGGAGTCCGGGAACGCCGGCGCGGCACTGCGGGCACGGCTGCTGCGCGTGTCCCCGCAGGAGCGGCTGGCGGTACTGACCGATCTGGTGCTGGCGGAGGCGGGGCAGGTGCTCGGTCACGCCACGGGCTCGACGGCCGTCGAGGACGGGGTCGCCCTCCTCGACATCGGCTTCGACTCGCTGACCGGCCTGGAGCTGC